ACCGCGCCGAGCGGCGAGAGACGGTCGAGGCCCTGCTGAACCAGGTCAATCTCTGGGCGGTCCGCAAGAAGGCCGTGGCCGGCTTCTCCGGCGGCATGCGCCAGCGTTTCGGCATCGCCCAGGCCCTGATAGGCCAGCCTCAACTCATCATCGTGGACGAGCCCACCGCCGGCCTGGACCCGGAGGAGAGAAACCGTTTCCTCAATCTTCTTGCAGAGATCGGCGAGAAAGTTGTGGTGATCTTGTCGACCCACATCGTCGAGGATGTCGCCGACCTCTGCCCCCGCATGGCGGTCCTGGCGGGGGGGAGCCTGCTCCGCGAGGGCTCGCCCGCGAGCCTTGTCAGGGAACTTGAAGGCCGGGTCTGGCGCAAGGTGGTGGACAAGGCCGAGCTGCCGGGCCTCGCCGGGATCGCCCCGGTCATCTCCACCCGCCTGTCGGCTGGCAAGACTGTGGCGCACCTTCTGTCCGACGCCTCACCCGGCCCGGGCTTCGAGACCGTCCAGGGCGGGCTGGAGGACGTCTACTTCGCCGCCCTGCACGCCTCCCGGCAAGCGGCGTAGAGGCGCGCCATGCTCGGCCGCATCGCCGCCTTCGAACTCCGCTACCAGCTCCGCAACCCCGTCTTCTGGGTGGCGGGCGCCTTCTTCTTCCTGCTCGTCTTCGGCTCCATGACCGTCGACAACATCCAGGTCGGCGGCGGCGGCGGCGGCGTCCACAAGAATGCACCTGCGGCCATCGCCATGACCCACCTGGTCATGTCGATCTTCTTCATCTTCGTCACGGCGGCCCTGGTGGCCAATGTCATCGTCCGCGACGACGAGACGGGCTTCGGCCCCCTGGTGCGGTCCACCCGGATCACCCGGCTCGACTACCTCCTTGGCCGGTTCACCGGCGCCTTCGCCGCGGCGGCCCTGGTCTTCCTGGCCGTGCCCCTGGGCATGTTCCTGGGCAGTCTCGCGCCGTGGGTGGACCCGGAGACCCTGGGTCCCAACCATCTGTCGCACTACGCCTACGCCTACGGCGCCCTGGCCCTGCCCTCCATCTTCCTGACCTCGGCCCTGTTCTTCGCCCTCGCCACGGCGACCCGGTCGATGATGGCGACCTACATCGGCGCCACCGCCCTGCTGATCCTTTGGGTCGTCATGGGAACCCTGACCGCGCGCCAGGAGATGCGCGAGCTGGCGGCCTGGCTCGACCCCTTCGGCGGCATCGCCCTCGGCGAGGCCACCCGCTACTACACGACCTTTGACTCCAACACCCGCCTGCCGGCCCTGGGGGGCGTGCTCCTCGCCAACCGACTGATCTGGACGGCCGTTGGCCTTGTCGCCCTGGCTGCAGCCTGCCTGACCTTCCGGTTCGAGACCCGCGGGGCCGGGGCCCGCGCCTCCCGGAAGGCCAAGGGGGAGGCGGAGGCGCCGCCGCCGGCGCGCCCCGCCGCACGGCCCCTCGCCGAGCCGAGGTCAGGCGGGTCGACGGCGTTCGTCCAGGCCCTGCACCGGGCGCGGTTCGAGGCCGGCCAGGTGCTGAGAAGCCCGGCCTTCGGGATCCTGATGGTTCTGGGGCTCTTCAACGCCTCCGGCGGCATCTTCCTGGGCCTGGAGCAGAATGGCTCGGCGTTCCTGCCGACGACCCTGCGGATGATCGAGCAGCTTCAGGGCGCCTTCAGCTTCGTGGTGGTCCTGGTGGCCATCTACTACGCCGGCGAACTCGTCTGGCGGGACCGCGAACGGCGCATCGCTGACATCGTCGACGCCACCGCCGCCCCGGACTGGACCTTCATGGTCCCCAAGGTGCTTGGCCTGGTGCTGGTGCTGGGCGCCATGCTGCTGGCCAGCGCCCTCGCCGCCGCCGCCGCACAGGCCATACTCGGCTTTCCTCACCCCGACTGGGGCCAGTACCTCGGCTGGTATCTCCTGCCGACCCTGGCGGACTGGACCCTCCTGGCGGTCCTGGCGGTCTTCCTCCAGGCCCTGGCCCCGAACAAGTTTGTCGGCTGGGCGCTGATGGCGGTCTACCTGGTCCTGCAGCTGGGCCTGGGGACTGCAGGCTTCGAGCACAACCTCTACAACTATGGCGGCGGCCCGGGCGTACCCCTGTCCGACATGAACGGCCAGGGCGACTATGCCGGCTTCGCCGCCTGGTTCCGCGCCTACTGGTCAGCCTTCGCCGTCTTCCTGCTGGTCCTGACCCAGGGTCTGTGGGCGCGCGGGGCCCGGGACGGGGCGCGGGCGCGGATCGCCCGCCTGGGCTGCCGGCTGAAGGGGCGGACGGGCCTCGCCGCCGCCGCCGCCCTGGTGGTCTTCGCCGGCCTGGGCGGCTTCATCTTCCTGAACACCAATGTCTGGAACCCCTACCGGACCCAGACGGAGGGCGAGGTCTGGTTGGCGGACTATGAGAAGGGCTTCCTGAAGTACGAGAAGCTGGCTCAGCCCTCGGTCACCGACGTGACCCTCAACCTCGACCTGGACCCCCACGCGCCGCGCCTTTCGGTCACCGGCGCCTACGACCTCGTCAACGACACCGGGGCGCCGCTCTCACAGCTTCACGTCCGCTTTGACCGGGACGTGAAGGTCGAGCGCCTCACCCTGTCTGCGCCATCCCGGACCGAGGCCTTCCCAAGGTTCAACTACCGGATCCTGCATCTGGAGAAGCCCCTGGCGCCGGGACAGACCGTACGCCTGGAGTTCGCCACCCTCGTGACCCAGAAGGGGTTCAAGAACTCGGGCAATACGACGCGCCTGGTGGACAATGGGACCTTCGTCTCCAACGACGAGTTCGCCCCCATACTGGGCATGTCCCGCTCCGGCCTGCTGGAGGACCGGACCAAGCGCCGCAAGTACGGCCTGCCCCCGGAGCTCCGCCCCGCCAAGCTGGAAGACGAAAGCGCCCGGGCCCGCAACTATGTGCGGAATGCGGACTGGGTGAGGGCCGACATCACCGTCACCACGGTGGCGGACCAGACCCCGGTCGCGCCGGGCTACCTCGTCTCGGATACGACCGCGAACGGCCGCAGGACGGTGCGCTTCCGCACCGACGCCCCGGTCCTGAACTTCTTCTCGGTTCAGTCCGCCCGCTACGCCATCCGTCGCGAGACCTACAAGGGCGTCGACCTGGCGATCTACCACCACCCGGGCCACACCTGGAATGTCGAGCGGATGATGGCGGCCATGAAGCGGAGCCTGGACTACTTCCAGGCCAACTTCAGCCCCTACCAGTTCCGCCAGGCCCGGATCATTGAATTCCCGGGCTATGAGACCTTCGCCCAGGCCTTCGCCAACACCATTCCCTATTCCGAGGCCATCGGCTTTACCGCCGACCCCGACAAGCCGGACAAGATCGACTTCGCCACCTACGTCACCGCCCACGAGATGGCCCACCAGTGGTGGGCGCACCAGGTCATCGGCGCCGACATGCAGGGCGGCACGGTCCTGTCTGAAACCCTCGCCCAGTACTCCGCCCTGCTGGTGATGGAGCAGATCTACGGCCCCGAGGGCATCCGAAAGTTCCTTCGCAACGAACTGGACAGCTACCTCTCGGCCCGCGGCGGCCAGGCGGTGGAGGAGACGCCCCTGATCCGCGTCGAGAACCAGGGCTACATCCATTACCGCAAGGGCTCCCTGGTCATGTACCTGCTGCGCGACCAGATCGGCGAGGCCAAGGTCAACGCCGCCCTGCGCAGCCTGCTGGCCCGCTACGCCTTCAAGGGTGCGCCCTACCCCACTTCGCGGGACCTGGTGGACGCCCTGCGGCGCGAGGCGGGCGACGATCCCCGCACCCAGGCCCTGATCACCGACCTCTTCGAGAAGATCACCCTCTACGACCTGAAGGCCGAGGAGGCTGCGGCCCGGCGGCGTCCCGACGGGCGCTACGACGTCACGCTGAAGGTCAGCGCCCGCAAGCTCTACGCCGACGGCAAGGGCGTGGAGACCGCCTCGCCCCTGGGAGCCGAGACCTTCGATGTCGGGGTCTTCACCGCCGAACCCGGCAAACCCGGCTTTACCCGCGCCTCCGTGCAAGGCTTCCGGGTCAAGACCCTGAAGGACGGCGAGCAGACCGTGACCGTGACCGTCGATGGCAAGCCGGCCTTCGCCGGTGTCGATCCCTACAACAAGCGCATCGACCGCAACTCCGGCGACAACGTCACGCGGGTGAAGGTCGACGGATAGGCTTGCGTCACGTGAACGTTTAGGGAACATTGTCGGGGTCGCCGGAGCCCCGCCATGCCCCCATCCGACCTTCAGGAAGCCCCCCTCTTCCTGTCCGCCCCCGTCCCGCCATCCCCGCACGCCGGGCACCGGGAGCGCCTGCGCCATCGCGCACGCCATGGGGGTCCGGCCGCCCTGCCTGACTATGAACTCCTGGAGCTGCTGCTCTTCCGGTCCCTGCCGCGGGGCGACGTCAAGCCTCTGGCCAAGGCCCTGTTGTCCCGTTTCGGATCGCTGGCCGGCGTCTTCGGCGCGCCGCTGGAGGATCTGGTGCGGGTCCGGGGCCTGGGCGAGCAGGCGGCCCTGGACCTCAAGCTCACCCACGAGGCCGCCGTACGCATCAGCCGCGAGCCCGTCGCCCGCCGGACCGTGATCACCTCCTGGACCCAGCTGTCCGCCTACCTGCGCACCGCCATGGCCCATGAACCGCGCGAGCAGTTCCGCGTCCTCTTCCTGGACCGCAAGAACCAGCTGATCGCCGACGAAGCCATGAATGAGGGCACGGTCGACCATGCCCCGGTCTATCCGCGGGAGGTCGTCCGCCGGGCGCTTGAGCTCTCGGCCAGCGCCCTGATCCTTGCGCACAACCACCCTTCGGGAGACCCCACGCCCTCCCAGGCCGACATCACCATGACCCGTGAGGTCATCGAGGCCGCCAGGGTCCTGCGCCTGTCCGTCCACGACCACGTCATCGTCGGGCGCGACGGCCTGACCAGCTTCCGGGCCCAGGGCCTGATCTGACGGCGGGTGGCCCGCCCCCCCTCGCCGGTCTAGACTGGCGCCCAGGGCCCGCTTGGCGGAATCGGTAGACGCAACGGACTTAAAATCCGTCGCCATCGGCGTGCCGGTTCGAGTCCGGCAGCGGGCACCATCCTACACCGCGCGACATTTTGTCGCAGACTTCCCGAGGCCTGGTGGTCAGGTCTTAACCTTGCAGGCCCACAAGGACCTGTCCCGACCCGAACCAGGATCCGGCGCGGGACGCTCTGGAGCGAAACGGCATGGATCTGGCCGGGACCATCGGCTGCAACGCGACGGGATTGGGAGGGGCGGCTTGACCCTCGCATCTTCCCGGCCCGAGGAACCCAATACGGTGCGCCTCCTGGGCCTCGCCTTCGCAGGCGCGGACCTTGTCTTCGAAATTGATCCCCACGGGGTGATTGTCTTCGCCCTGGGCGCCGCGGAGCGACTGACCGGCCGTCCCGACCCCGAACTCGTCGGCCGGGACTGGGCGAGCCTCTTCAACCCCTCGGAGGCGGCGCTCCTGTCCACCCTTCGCAAGGACATCGTCGCCGGGGAGCGGCGGGGTCCGATCCGGGTCGAGCTGACCCCCCGGGCGCAGGCGGGGGCGCCGTCCGCCGCCAGCCTGTCCGTCTTCCGGCTTCCCCAGTTGGGTTCCCGCCTGTCCTGCGCCCTCAGCCTCGGCGCTCCGGCAGGCGCGCCGACATTTTCCCGCGACGCCCGGGGCTTCACCTCTCCGGAGTCCTTCGCGAGCTCGGCGGAATACCTGCTGGCGGAAGCCGGCAAGGCCGGCCTGGTCCTCAGCCTCGATCTTGTCGAGGTGCAGGGCTTGAGGGACCGCCTCGCCCGCCTCAGGCCTGAAGACGCGGAGGAGGCGCGGCAGTCCCTCGAAGCGGTCCTGCGGGCGGATTCCTTCTGCGGGGTCGGCGGCGCCGAGGTCAGCGCCGACCGCTTCGCCTTGATGCGGTCATCCGACGCCCCGCCAGGACGCCTGCTGGACAACGTCGGCGCAGCGACAGGCGGCCCGCGCCCGCAGCTGGCCCGTCTCCCCCTCGGCGGCTCGGCCTCGGCGCGGAACATGCGCACCATGCGCCTGGCCCTCGACAGGTTCATCGAGTCCGGACCCGGGGCGGCCGCTTCCGGCTTCGAGGACACAGTGGCCCGCACCCTGAGGGACTCCAGCCGGTTCCGCGACATTGTCGCCCGCAGCGCCTTCAACCTGGCCTACCAGCCCGTGGTCTGCCTCGCGACGGGCGAACTCCATCACTTCGAGGCCCTCGCCCGGTTCTCCAAGGACACCAGCCCGGCTGAGACCATCGAGCTTGCCGAGGATCTCGACATGATCCAGGCCTTCGACCTTTCGGTGGTCCGGGCCATCGTGCGGGAACTGCAGGCACAGCCAAGGACGACGCGGATCGCCGCCAACCTGAGCGCCCATTCCCTGATGATCGACGGGTTCCTGGAGGAAATGCTCGGCCTGGTCGGGAACGCCCCGGACATCCGCAGCCGGCTGATCCTGGAGATCACCGAGACCCGCAAGATCAACGACCTCGACCGCGCCAACACCCTGATCGCGCGCCTCCGCCAGGCCGGACATGTCGTCTGCCTCGACGACTTCGGCGCAGGCGCGGCCTCCCTCGACTACCTGCGCCGCCTGGAGGTGGACTTCATCAAGATCGACGGGCGCTACATCCAG
The sequence above is a segment of the Phenylobacterium parvum genome. Coding sequences within it:
- a CDS encoding ABC transporter ATP-binding protein; this translates as MLSIRNLSHVYPGGTRALDDVSLEIPAGMFGLLGPNGAGKSTLMRCIAALQTPTSGAIDFDGIDVLAEPSRLRQTLGYLPQDFGVYPRVSALDLLDHLAVLKGLTDRAERRETVEALLNQVNLWAVRKKAVAGFSGGMRQRFGIAQALIGQPQLIIVDEPTAGLDPEERNRFLNLLAEIGEKVVVILSTHIVEDVADLCPRMAVLAGGSLLREGSPASLVRELEGRVWRKVVDKAELPGLAGIAPVISTRLSAGKTVAHLLSDASPGPGFETVQGGLEDVYFAALHASRQAA
- a CDS encoding ABC transporter permease/M1 family aminopeptidase, which translates into the protein MLGRIAAFELRYQLRNPVFWVAGAFFFLLVFGSMTVDNIQVGGGGGGVHKNAPAAIAMTHLVMSIFFIFVTAALVANVIVRDDETGFGPLVRSTRITRLDYLLGRFTGAFAAAALVFLAVPLGMFLGSLAPWVDPETLGPNHLSHYAYAYGALALPSIFLTSALFFALATATRSMMATYIGATALLILWVVMGTLTARQEMRELAAWLDPFGGIALGEATRYYTTFDSNTRLPALGGVLLANRLIWTAVGLVALAAACLTFRFETRGAGARASRKAKGEAEAPPPARPAARPLAEPRSGGSTAFVQALHRARFEAGQVLRSPAFGILMVLGLFNASGGIFLGLEQNGSAFLPTTLRMIEQLQGAFSFVVVLVAIYYAGELVWRDRERRIADIVDATAAPDWTFMVPKVLGLVLVLGAMLLASALAAAAAQAILGFPHPDWGQYLGWYLLPTLADWTLLAVLAVFLQALAPNKFVGWALMAVYLVLQLGLGTAGFEHNLYNYGGGPGVPLSDMNGQGDYAGFAAWFRAYWSAFAVFLLVLTQGLWARGARDGARARIARLGCRLKGRTGLAAAAALVVFAGLGGFIFLNTNVWNPYRTQTEGEVWLADYEKGFLKYEKLAQPSVTDVTLNLDLDPHAPRLSVTGAYDLVNDTGAPLSQLHVRFDRDVKVERLTLSAPSRTEAFPRFNYRILHLEKPLAPGQTVRLEFATLVTQKGFKNSGNTTRLVDNGTFVSNDEFAPILGMSRSGLLEDRTKRRKYGLPPELRPAKLEDESARARNYVRNADWVRADITVTTVADQTPVAPGYLVSDTTANGRRTVRFRTDAPVLNFFSVQSARYAIRRETYKGVDLAIYHHPGHTWNVERMMAAMKRSLDYFQANFSPYQFRQARIIEFPGYETFAQAFANTIPYSEAIGFTADPDKPDKIDFATYVTAHEMAHQWWAHQVIGADMQGGTVLSETLAQYSALLVMEQIYGPEGIRKFLRNELDSYLSARGGQAVEETPLIRVENQGYIHYRKGSLVMYLLRDQIGEAKVNAALRSLLARYAFKGAPYPTSRDLVDALRREAGDDPRTQALITDLFEKITLYDLKAEEAAARRRPDGRYDVTLKVSARKLYADGKGVETASPLGAETFDVGVFTAEPGKPGFTRASVQGFRVKTLKDGEQTVTVTVDGKPAFAGVDPYNKRIDRNSGDNVTRVKVDG
- the radC gene encoding RadC family protein, which translates into the protein MPPSDLQEAPLFLSAPVPPSPHAGHRERLRHRARHGGPAALPDYELLELLLFRSLPRGDVKPLAKALLSRFGSLAGVFGAPLEDLVRVRGLGEQAALDLKLTHEAAVRISREPVARRTVITSWTQLSAYLRTAMAHEPREQFRVLFLDRKNQLIADEAMNEGTVDHAPVYPREVVRRALELSASALILAHNHPSGDPTPSQADITMTREVIEAARVLRLSVHDHVIVGRDGLTSFRAQGLI
- a CDS encoding sensor domain-containing phosphodiesterase translates to MTLASSRPEEPNTVRLLGLAFAGADLVFEIDPHGVIVFALGAAERLTGRPDPELVGRDWASLFNPSEAALLSTLRKDIVAGERRGPIRVELTPRAQAGAPSAASLSVFRLPQLGSRLSCALSLGAPAGAPTFSRDARGFTSPESFASSAEYLLAEAGKAGLVLSLDLVEVQGLRDRLARLRPEDAEEARQSLEAVLRADSFCGVGGAEVSADRFALMRSSDAPPGRLLDNVGAATGGPRPQLARLPLGGSASARNMRTMRLALDRFIESGPGAAASGFEDTVARTLRDSSRFRDIVARSAFNLAYQPVVCLATGELHHFEALARFSKDTSPAETIELAEDLDMIQAFDLSVVRAIVRELQAQPRTTRIAANLSAHSLMIDGFLEEMLGLVGNAPDIRSRLILEITETRKINDLDRANTLIARLRQAGHVVCLDDFGAGAASLDYLRRLEVDFIKIDGRYIQSMTEGSRDALVVKHLVALCRELGVATIAEMIETDGVARLSQDLGVELGQGWAFSKPLDKPKWKPPAPAPRPARARPGARDVWG